Sequence from the Eleginops maclovinus isolate JMC-PN-2008 ecotype Puerto Natales chromosome 14, JC_Emac_rtc_rv5, whole genome shotgun sequence genome:
CTAGCTGCGGTTAGCATCACTGTTAGCATGTAGCCAGCTGCAGGAACCAGCAAAACACAGTCCCCTGACCGTTGTCGTGGTCTGACCCAGAGTCTCTGACCCGGTCTGTGATCTGACCCATAGTCTGTGAACCGGCCTTTGGTCTGACCCAGAGTCTGTGACCGGTCTGTGATCTGACCCGCAGTCCACTGACCCGGTTTGTGATCTGATCCAGAGTCTATGGTCTGACCCAGAATCTGTGACCCGGTCTGTGATCTGACCCGGAGTCTGTGGgctgcttttcttttatacTCTGTTTCTATACACTACAAAGTAAATCATAGTGTAATCTGAGTGTAACTGTTTTTAAGAGGTTATAATGTTCCCACAGGGAAGTAGCGACCACAGCAGTAGAGGAAATATGTGATTGAAGCCACAGGTTTCTCTGTCTGCTCCGCTGGATTTATTTctgactgtgtgtttctgtttctgtttcaggcgagtgtgtgggaggaagaggaaagggacGCCGGTGAAGGTGTGTGACCGGGCGTATGTGacagaagatgaggaggaggagagcatgTCAGAGCACAGCTATAGCCCAGGTACATGCACATTCATTTCtatttacttatatttataAACTTATATATCTATATACACACTCtgacctgtctctctgtccagGTGAGGGTCAGTACCCAGAGGGGGGCGAGAACCGCCTCCCCCCACCTGGCAGCCCTTACTACCTGCCAGACCCTGCCCAGCTCTGGTAAGCAGgatccccccaccccccacacatGTCTGATGGGATTCATTATCTATGCTGCATGTTATGTCatgtgacttcctgtctgtagtGTGCCAGAGCTGGGTGAGGAGGGGGCGAGTGGCGTCCGGGGGCCGGTCCTCTTCCACCCCCCCCCAAACTGCCGCATCAgagaggtgcattgtgggacgCAGGTGAGACTGGTCGTCATAGCGATCCGAGACATTGCCAAGGGAGAAGAGATCACGGTGGACTACAGCCTGACGGACTGGGGGGAGAACGCCATGGTGGGACagattttattattcaaatatatttattattatttattactctGCAAGGCCAGGGGGGCatatatatatctgtgtgtaactgtataaatatatgcGACTACAGCTACATTTTGACgtactttcattttgaaatgtgtgtatgcaggaggaagaggcggGCCCTcaccctctgtccctctctgtctctgattaCCTCACCCCCTCCTGGTCCCTGTCCCCCTCGTCCTCCCCGCTCACCCACTCTGAGCCCAGCGACTCGGATCgcgaggaggacgaggaggaagaagaggacgacgatgacgacgatgatgaagatgaggaaaTGGAGGAGATGAGGGGCCGGATGCTTCGCCGGCGTAAGAAACGCAAGCTCACCGAGGAGGTGACGACGAAGAAAAAGAGCGAGCCCCCCTGCTCTTCCTTCAACCACCCTCCGCCCTCCACCCCCACTTCCAGAACCCAGGCCCCCGCCCTGGTCCCCCCCACTaccaacatcaacaacaacatcaacatcaacattgGCGGCTCTGGAGGGGGGGCTCTGAGCCGGCGGCAACACTGCCCGTATTGCGGCCGCCACTACCGCTCGCTGGCGCGCCACCTGGAGAAGCACCATGCATCGCAGCCCGAGGTGCGTGCGGCCATGGAGCTGGCCCAGCTGCACTCGCAGCGCTCTAACGGTGGAGCAGCacacccctcctcttcctcctcctcacactcCTTTGCAGTCCCACAGCCCGCAGCCTCCAGCCCTCCCCCACCTCTCTTCTCCAGGGAGAGGGACTCGCCGGCGACCCGCTCCAACCCCGGCGGcgtctccttctctctctcgctgtccCCATCCCCTTCTGCTACGCCCACAGCCACCAAGAAGCCGCCCAGCGTACTGCGGCCCGGAACCAAGCGCCCCGCCCCCCCTCCGGCAACACGAGTCAAGACCCCATCACCTCCCCCGCCTGCTCccaggagggggaggaggatgaagagggaaAAGAATGAAGAGCAACCGAAGGTGGAGGTGGAGAGCTCAAAGAGTCAGGAGGAGCTGGCTCCACCTCCGACCCCCGAGCCCAACATAGATCCGGAAGAGGACCTGGATCTGAGTGGAGACGCAGCGGAGGAGAAGAACGGAGCGCTGatgaggtgagggggggggggagtctaTGTTGATATGTTCGGTGTCTGATTCTGCTgctctttaatgtgtgtgtgtcctctccaGCCAGCAGAGACACCACATGTCCCCGCTGCTGTCTTCCCTCTCCACCCTGGTGGTGTACCTCCGCCGGCAGCAGCactcctcctttctctccctctcccgcTCCCCCCACTCCGCGGAGGCCTGGCGCCTCCTCTGCCACTCCAGCCTGTCGCTGCTAATCCTCTACAACCGCCACCGTGAGTGTGAGGTGGCCAAGCTCACCGTGCAGGACTACTGCAGTCGCACCACCCCCCCGCCCGGCCCCACCTCTCCCTCCGGCATGGAGGCCCTGCTTTCTCCCTTTGAGCGCAATGTGCTGTGCCAGCTTCCGCGGGCGGGGGTCCTGGGGAAGCGAGGGCGCCTGCAGCCGCTGATCCTGCCACCGCACTGCGAGTCCTGCCtggacctgctgctgcagaccAGCCCCGGGGTGGGGGTGGACCCCGACAGCCCCTACGTCTTCTCCCGGCCGTACCACTCCCCCGCCACCCCGCTGCGGGGCACAGACCTTCTGAGGAACCTGGCCCGGTCCAGCGGGGCCAAGAACGCTGGGACGCTGACGGGCACGCGTGTGAGGCGGCAGGTGGCCATCCTCacccagctgctgctgctggaggagggtgagggggggggtgCCAAGCGACTGGAGGACTTCCTGGAGCGGGAGTACCATGTCACCCAGAACTGCTCCACCCTCCTCCGGGATCCCGCCCTAATGGGCCGGGTGGGCCGGGTTGTGCTGtatggagagaaggagggagtgCTGTTCCGCGGGATGAGCCTGCAGCACATTTGCCTGGAGCTGGATGGTGAGGGTCTCCGTCTGCTCCGACCGTCTCCTCAACGTGTCTCCATCACCTGTCTCCTCCATCTGTCTGCTCCACCTGTCTCTTTGTCTCCGTATCCTCCACCTTTTACCGTCATCTGTCTGCTCCATCTGTCTGCTCCACCTGTCTCTGTCATCTGTCTGCTCCATCTGTCTACTCCACCTGTATCTGTGTCTCCGTCTCATCAACCTGTCGCCGTCACTTGTCTACTCCACCTGTATCTGTGTCTCCGTCTCCTCCACCTATCTCCATC
This genomic interval carries:
- the LOC134875953 gene encoding uncharacterized protein LOC134875953: MAENVRSPFDYREPPTLDSDGDGSKPPPRGRVCGRKRKGTPVKVCDRAYVTEDEEEESMSEHSYSPGEGQYPEGGENRLPPPGSPYYLPDPAQLCVPELGEEGASGVRGPVLFHPPPNCRIREVHCGTQVRLVVIAIRDIAKGEEITVDYSLTDWGENAMEEEAGPHPLSLSVSDYLTPSWSLSPSSSPLTHSEPSDSDREEDEEEEEDDDDDDDEDEEMEEMRGRMLRRRKKRKLTEEVTTKKKSEPPCSSFNHPPPSTPTSRTQAPALVPPTTNINNNININIGGSGGGALSRRQHCPYCGRHYRSLARHLEKHHASQPEVRAAMELAQLHSQRSNGGAAHPSSSSSSHSFAVPQPAASSPPPPLFSRERDSPATRSNPGGVSFSLSLSPSPSATPTATKKPPSVLRPGTKRPAPPPATRVKTPSPPPPAPRRGRRMKREKNEEQPKVEVESSKSQEELAPPPTPEPNIDPEEDLDLSGDAAEEKNGALMSQQRHHMSPLLSSLSTLVVYLRRQQHSSFLSLSRSPHSAEAWRLLCHSSLSLLILYNRHRECEVAKLTVQDYCSRTTPPPGPTSPSGMEALLSPFERNVLCQLPRAGVLGKRGRLQPLILPPHCESCLDLLLQTSPGVGVDPDSPYVFSRPYHSPATPLRGTDLLRNLARSSGAKNAGTLTGTRVRRQVAILTQLLLLEEGEGGGAKRLEDFLEREYHVTQNCSTLLRDPALMGRVGRVVLYGEKEGVLFRGMSLQHICLELDVMSGNSAESFSDSEVEEEKEEVKEKVEVMMVKRKGPGRPRKKRAPPPSVSPSVASSHKKRCTPPKSGKRGVLKRPWSEAERVAVETHLKGNLVELRVPAKADCERCLELCPLLVSNQRDWRSIKFYVHNRIQLLKKQGRRESAAL